In Elaeis guineensis isolate ETL-2024a chromosome 1, EG11, whole genome shotgun sequence, a genomic segment contains:
- the LOC105039490 gene encoding uncharacterized protein, with the protein MVSDQEIASCVESLLRQSDPATAAGANLSAVVRQVEAKLGLDLSHKAGFIRDQIELLLGPHRPPPPPPPNQHRHLLHPLQQGHPPPVSSPFPHQPGLDFQYPPPLPAAAVVAAYHLQQQLQKPPQAVPTTVRPAALATPKESASTGVKRRGGPGGLNKLCGVSPELQAIVGEAAMPRTEIVKQLWAYIRKNNLQDPNNRRKIICNDELRLVFETDCTDMFKMNKLLAKHIIPLETTKAAEPDSKKLKTEDVVGATEPDAGQYPVVISDALAKFFGSEEKEMPETEAFRRAWDYIKANQLEDSENALILCDPKLQELFGCESLPTSGLSGMLASHLVKRS; encoded by the exons ATGGTTTCCGACCAGGAAATCGCTAGCTGCGTCGAGTCCCTCCTCCGCCAGTCCGACCCCGCCACCGCTGCCGGCGCCAATCTTAGCGCCGTCGTCCGCCAGGTCGAGGCCAAGCTAGGGCTCGACCTCTCCCACAAGGCTGGCTTCATCCGCGACCAGATCGAGCTCCTCCTCGGCCCTCATCGCCCCCCGCCCCCGCCGCCGCCCAACCAACACCGCCATCTCCTCCACCCTCTCCAGCAGGGCCACCCGCCCCCCGTCTCCTCCCCTTTTCCCCACCAGCCCGGGCTCGACTTTCAGTATCCCCCTCCCCTCCCTGCCGCCGCCGTCGTCGCCGCCTACCATCTCCAGCAGCAGCTCCAGAAGCCGCCTCAGGCGGTCCCCACCACAGTCCGGCCTGCGGCCTTGGCGACCCCGAAGGAAAG CGCTTCTACTGGAGTTAAAAGAAGGGGTGGCCCAGGGGGTCTAAATAAACTGTGTGGTGTTTCACCTGAACTTCAGGCCATTGTTGGTGAGGCGGCCATGCCAAGAACTGAG ATCGTGAAGCAGCTATGGGCATATATCAGGAAAAACAATCTGCAAGATCCTAATAACAGGAGGAAGATCATCTGCAATGACGAACTTCGTCTAGTTTTTGAGACAGACTGTACCGACATGTTTAAGATGAACAAACTGTTAGCTAAGCACATCATTCCACTTGAAACCACAA AGGCTGCAGAACCAGACTCTAAAAAATTAAAGACTGAAGATGTGGTTGGCGCAACTGAACCTGATGCTGGTCAATATCCTGTGGTTATTTCTGATGCATTGGCTAAATTTTTTGGTTCTGAAGAAAAAGAAATGCCTGAAACTGAGGCTTTTAGGCGTGCATGGGACTACATAAAGGCTAACCAGCTGGAG GATTCAGAGAACGCATTGATACTGTGTGACCCTAAGCTTCAAGAACTTTTTGGATGTGAAAGCCTTCCTACCTCAGGATTATCTGGTATGCTGGCCAGCCATTTAGTCAAACGGTCATGA